The Chroicocephalus ridibundus chromosome 17, bChrRid1.1, whole genome shotgun sequence genome window below encodes:
- the ERBB2 gene encoding LOW QUALITY PROTEIN: receptor tyrosine-protein kinase erbB-2 (The sequence of the model RefSeq protein was modified relative to this genomic sequence to represent the inferred CDS: deleted 1 base in 1 codon) — translation MIPAGGCLCAGLLLAALLLAAFCPAAAAEVCTGTDMKLLRPSSPESHYETLRHLYQGCQVVQGNLELTYLPPDADTAFLKDIKEVQGYVLIAENQVSQLELQSLRIIRGTQLFQERYALAVVGNAGPTGAPGLRQLGMRHLTEILKGGVRIERNPQLCFQETILWSDIFHRHNELRGETQVESTRSRSCPDCRALCAEGHCWGEGPQDCQTLTNSICHGCPRCKGTKPTDCCHEQCAAGCTGPKHSDCLACLNFNRSGICELHCPPLVIYNSDTFESVPNPDGRYTFGASCVSQCPYNYLATEVGSCTLVCPQNSQEVTVSNVQKCEKCSKPCPEVCYGLGVDFLKGVRAVNASNIQHFAGCTKIFGSLAFLPETFAGDPSTNTPPLDPKLLRIFESLEELTGFLYIAAWPPSLQDLGVFQNLRVIRGRVLHNGAYSLTLRDLAVRALGLRALQEISSGMVLVHHNPQLCFLQKVPWDSIFRNPRQRLFQTHNKPPEQCESEGLVCFHLCAHGHCWGPGPTQCVACERFLRGQECVASCNLLDGAVREHANGTRCLPCHPECQPQNGTETCFGSEADQCVACAHYKDAQQCVRRCPSGVKADASFVPVWKYPDEDGVCQLCPTNCTHSCTIRDEDGCPVDQKPSQVTSIIAGVVGALLVVVLLLITVFCVKRRRQQERKHTMRRLLQETELVEPLTPSGALPNQAQMRILKETELKKVKVLGSGAFGTVYKGIWIPDGESVKIPVAIKVLRENTSPKANKEILDEAYVMAGVGSPYVSRLLGICLTSTVQLVTQLMPYGCLLDYVRENKDRIGSQDLLNWCVQIAKGMSYLEEVRLVHRDLAARNVLVKSPNHVKITDFGLARLLDIDETEYHADGGKVPIKWMALESILRRRFTHQSDVWSYGVTVWELMTFGAKPYDGIPAREIPDLLEKGERLPQPPVCTIDVYMIMVKCWMIDSECRPKFRELVTEFSRMARDPQRFVVIQNDMVGLPGSIDSTFYRALLEEEDMDDLVDAEEYLVPHQGFFSAETSTTYRSRISSTRSTAETPANVEEGEGLAAFPFPPQGLAEGPEGPVPEAPEGDGGAKAALQSPSAREPSTLPRYSEDPTVLAAEDSEGLDPEGFAAPAPRTAMPEYVNQAGEQRSPPRHPHAPPSPPDKPKGHQGKNGLIKEAKHPFPGPFGHAVENPEYLAPLSPPAPGPFSQAFDNPYYWNQDPPKASGSEGGPGMTPTAENPEYLGLAGPDDVAV, via the exons ATGATCCCCGCCGGGGGCTGCCTCTGCGCCGGGCTACTGCTCGCCGCCCTCCTGCTCGCCGCCttctgccccgccgccgccgccgaag TCTGCACGGGGACCGACATGAAGCTGCTGCGTCCCTCCAGCCCCGAGAGCCACTACGAGACCCTGCGGCACCTCTACCAGGGCTGCCAGGTGGTGCAGGGCAACCTGGAGCTCACCTACCTGCCCCCCGACGCCGACACCGCCTTCCTCAAG GACATCAAGGAGGTGCAGGGGTACGTGCTGATCGCGGAGAACCAAGTGagccagctggagctgcagagcctGCGCATCATCCGGGGGACGCAGCTCTTCCAGGAGCGTTACGCCCTGGCCGTGGTGGGCAACgccggccccaccggcgccccaGGGCTGCGCCAGCTCGGCATGCGGCACCTCACAG AGATCCTGAAG GGGGGGGTGCGCATCGAGAGGAAcccccagctctgcttccagGAGACCATCCTCTGGTCCGACATCTTCCACCGGCACAACGAGCTCCGCGGGGAGACCCAGGTGGAGAGCACCCGCAGCCGCAGCT GTCCCGACTGCCGGGCGCTGTGCGCCGAGGGGCACTGCTGGGGCGAGGGGCCGCAGGACTGCCAGACGC tGACCAACAGCATCTGCCATGGCTGCCCGCGCTGCAAGGGCACGAAGCCGACCGACTGCTGCCACGAGCAGTGCGCCGCCGGCTGCACCGGCCCCAAACACTCCGACTGCCTG gcGTGCCTGAACTTCAACCGGAGCGGGATCTGCGAGCTGCACTGCCCCCCCCTCGTCATCTACAACTCGGACACCTTCGAGTCGGTGCCCAACCCCGACGGGCGCTACACCTTCGGTGCCAGCTGCGTCAGCCAGTGTCCCT aTAACTACCTGGCGACGGAGGTGGGGTCCTGCACCCTGGTGTGCCCCCAGAACAGCCAGGAGGTCACCGTCAGCAACGTCCAGAAGTGCGAGAAGTGCAGCAAGCCCTGCCCGGAGG tgtgCTACGGGCTGGGAGTGGATTTCCTCAAGGGCGTCCGCGCCGTCAACGCCTCCAACATCCAGCACTTCGCCGGCTGCACCAAGATCTTCGGCAGCCTGGCTTTCCTGCCCGAGACCTTCGCCGG CGACCCCAGCACCAACACGCCGCCCCTGGACCCCAAACTGCTGCGGATCTTCGAGAGCCTGGAGGAGCTGACGG GCTTCCTCTACATCGCCGCCTGGCCACCCagcctgcaggacctgggcgTCTTCCAAAACCTGCGGGTCATCCGGGGCCGCGTGCTGCACAA CGGTGCCTACTCGCTGACGCTGCGGGACCTGGCGGTGCGGGCGCTGGGGCTCCGCGCCCTGCAGGAGATCAGCAGCGGGATGGTGCTCGTCCACCACAACCcccagctctgcttcctccaGAAGGTGCCCTGGGACAGCATCTTCCGCAACCCCCGCCAGCGCCTCTTCCAGACCCACAACAAGCCCCCCGAGCAGTGCG AGAGCGAGGGGCTGGTCTGCTTCCACCTCTGCGCCCACGGGCACTGCTGGGGTCCCGGCCCGACCCAGTGTGTCGCCTGCGAGCGGTTCCTGCGTGGCCAGGAGTGCGTCGCCTCCTGCAACCTCCTGGACGG AGCCGTCCGGGAGCACGCCAACGGGACGCGGtgcctgccctgccaccccgAGTGCCAGCCCCAGAACGGCACGGAGACCTGCTTCGGCTCG GAGGCGGACCAGTGCGTGGCGTGTGCCCACTACAAGGACGCGCAGCAGTGCGTGCGGCGCTGCCCCAGCGGGGTGAAGGCGGACGCCTCCTTCGTGCCCGTCTGGAAGTACCCGGACGAAGACGGCgtctgccagctctgccccaccaACTGCACCCACTC GTGCACGATCCGGGACGAGGACGGCTGTCCCGTGGACCAGAAGCCAAG CCAGGTGACATCCATCATTGCCGGTGTGGTGGGGGCTCTGCTGGTCGTCGTCCTCCTGCTCATCACCGTCTTCTGCGTCAAGCGCCGGCGGCAGCAGGAGCGGAAACACACCATGCggcgcctgctgcaggagaccgag CTGGTGGAGCCGCTGACGCCCAGCGGAGCCCTCCCCAACCAGGCCCAGATGCGGATCCTCAAGGAGACGGAGCTCAAGAAAGTGAAAGTCTTGGGCTCCGGCGCTTTCGGCACCGTCTATAAG ggcatCTGGATCCCCGACGGGGAGAGCGTGAAGATCCCGGTGGCCATCAAGGTCTTGCGGGAGAACACGTCGCCCAAAGCCAACAAGGAGATCCTGGAC gaggcCTACGTGATGGCAGGGGTGGGCAGCCCCTACGTGTCCCGGCTGCTGGGCATCTGCCTGACCTCCACGGTGCAGCTGGTGACGCAGCTGATGCCCTACGGCTGCCTCCTGGACTACGTGCGGGAGAACAAGGACCGCATCGGCTCCCAGGACCTGCTCAACTGGTGTGTGCAGATCGCCAAG GGGATGAGTTACCTGGAGGAGGTGCGGCTGGTGCACCGGGACTTGGCCGCTCGCAACGTCCTCGTCAAGAGCCCCAACCACGTCAAGATCACCGACTTCGGGCTGGCCCGGCTGCTCGACATCGATGAGACCGAGTACCACGCTGACGGCGGCAAG GTCCCCATCAAGTGGATGGCGCTGGAGTCCATCCTCCGCCGGCGCTTCACGCACCAGAGCGATGTCTGGAGCTACG GCGTCACCGTGTGGGAGCTGATGACCTTTGGGGCAAAGCCCTACGATGGGATCCCTGCGCGGGAGATCCCCGACCTGCTGGAGAAGGGCGAGAGGCTGCCGCAGCCGCCCGTCTGCACCATCGACGTCTACATGATCATGGTGAAAT GCTGGATGATCGACTCCGAGTGCCGGCCCAAGTTTCGGGAGCTGGTCACCGAGTTCTCCCGCATGGCTCGGGACCCCCAGCGCTTCGTGGTCATCCAG AACGACATGGTCGGGCTGCCCGGCTCCATCGACAGCACCTTCTACCGGGCCCTGCTCGAGGAGGAGGACATGGACGACCTGGTGGACGCCGAGGAGTACCTGGTCCCTCACCAGGGATTCTTCAGCGCCGAGACCTCCACCACCTACCGCAGCCGCATCTCCTCCACACGG AGCACGGCGGAGACCCCGGCCAatgtggaggagggagagggcttggccgccttccccttccccccgcaGGGACTGGCGGAGGGGCCGGAGGGCCCCGTGCCGGAGGCGCCGGAGGGGGACGGCGGTGCCAAGGCGGCCCTTCAGAGCCCGTCGGCGCGGGAGCCCAGCACCCTGCCGCGGTACAGCGAGGATCCCACCGTGCTGGCAGCTGAGGACAGCGAGGGCCTGGACCCCGAGGGCttcgccgccccggccccccgcaccGCCATGCCAG AGTACGTGAATCAGGCTGGGGAACAGCGGTCACCGCCCCGGCACCCCCACGCACCCCCGTCCCCACCGGACAAGCCCAAGGGCCACCAGGGTAAGAACGGGCTCATCAAGGAAGCCAAGCACCCCTTCCCAGGGCCCTTCGGCCACGCCGTGGAGAACCCCGAGTACCTGGCACCCCtcagcccgcccgcccccggccccttcaGCCAAGCCTTCGACAACCCCTACTACTGGAACCAGGACCCCCCCAAGGCCAGCGGCTCCGAGGGTGGCCCCGGCATGACACCCACAGCCGAGAACCCCGAGTACCTCGGCCTGGCCGGCCCCGACGACGTGGCCGTGTAG
- the MIEN1 gene encoding migration and invasion enhancer 1 codes for MSGGAEEAAVAAAAGAEAERRVRIVVEYCEPCGFEPTYQELASAVKEEYPDIEIESRLGGTGAFEIEINGQLVFSKLENGGFPYEKDLIEAIRRARNGEPLEKITNSRPPCVIL; via the exons ATGAGCGGCGGAGccgaggaggcggcggtggcggccgcGGCCGGAGCTGAGGCCGAGCGGCGGGTCCGCATCGTGGTGGAGTATTG CGAGCCCTGCGGCTTCGAGCCCACGTACCAGGAGCTGGCGAGCGCCGTGAAGGAGGAGTACCCCGACATCGAGATCGAGtccaggctggggggcacag GTGCCTTCGAGATTGAGATCAACGGGCAGCTGGTCTTCTCCAAACTGGAGAATGGAGGCTTTCCGTACGAGAAGGAT CTTATCGAAGCAATTCGCAGAGCGAGGAATGGGGAACCGCTGGAGAAAATCACCAACAGCCGCCCCCCCTGTGTCATCCTGTAG